The genomic DNA aaatcatttcagttacatatttactgtacagatgtaaagagtggtatcaatctgctcatctaactcttggcaagagaacaaataaaaactgtttcagATGCTCTGAGGCTGTTCAGAAAAATGCATAAAGTATGCTAAGTAATAAAGACAGCATGTTGGTACCCCATGGAGCCGAAGTCAGCAGAGATGAGGATGCTCTTCATGTATGTACACATGATGGGAGCCTCCAGCCGTATTCTGGGTACCTCCTCTTCTCCGCTGTCTGACATATCCATGTTGTTGAACAGGGTTACAGATGCCGTGTAGTAGGTTTCATTCTAAAACAACAGAAGTTGCTAGCAGTGTGAGGTATTTACAGAGTTATTGCACACAAAAGCTTCCCAAACACATCACTTTTACAAAACTCACATGCACAAGACTGGTACCACACTCATTCCAGGCCACAGTCAGCTGGGCATGGCTGGCGTTGCCTCCATTGATGGCACATTCCGGCAAGCCCAAGTATAGAGTGTGCTCCCTGATCTTGTTCCTCAGAAGAAAATCCTTGGCAATTGTTACAGTGATGGCACCAACCCTGCACTGGACTGAGATGGCCCCCAGCATAGTGTCATTGGGGGCAGTTGTAGTTGTAGGAGCTGTTATGGTGGGAGTGATGCTGGCAACGGGGGTTGTAGGGTTAGAAGTCATGGATATCATTGCAGTAGCTGTGGCTGTGGTTATAGTTGTGGTTGTTTGGGCAGTAGATGTTATGGGAGTAGTAGTTGTATTTGCAGGGGCAGTTATGTTGGTTGTTGGAGTTGTAGGGGTGATTACAGTGGCAGTATTGTTGGTTGTTGGGGCAGTATTATTGGTTGTTGGGGCAGTTGGTGTGATTTCAGGGGAagtattgtttgttgttgcgGCAATCATGTTGGTTGTTGGAGCAGTAGGGGTGATTTCAGGGGCACTATTGTTGGTTGTTGGAGCAGTCATATTGGTTGCTGGCGCGGTAGGGGTGAATGCATTGGTAGTAATGTTTGTTGTTGGGGCAGTAAAGTTGGTTGTTGGAGCAGTAGGGGTGGATGCATTGGTAGTAATGTTTGTTGTTGGGGCAGTAAAGTTGGTTGCTGGAGCAGTAGGGGTGGATGCATTGGTAGTAATGTTTGTTGTTGGGGCAGTAAAGTTGGTTGCTGGAGCAGTAGGGGTGGATGCATTGGTAGTAATGTTTGTTGTTGGGGCAGTAAAGTTGGTTGCTGGAGCAGTAGGGGTGAATGCATTGGTAGTAATGTTTGTTGTTGGGGCAGTAAAGTTGGTTGCTGGAGCAGTAGGGGTGGATGCATTGGTAGTAATGTTTGTTGTTGGGGCAGTAAAGTTGGTTGTTGGAGCAGTAGGGGTGGATGCATTGGTAGTAATGTTTGTTGTTGAGGCAATAAAGTTGGTTGTTGGAGCAGTAGGGGTGGATGCATTGGTAGTAATGTTGGTTATTAGGGCAGTAGGGTTGATTTCAGGGGCAGTAATGTTTGTTGTTGGGGCAGTCATGCTGGTTGTTGGGGCAGTAGGGGTGAATGCATTGGCAGTAATGTTGGTTGTTGGGGCAGTGGTGGTTGTTGTGATTTCTGCACAAGACAAAACAGTCAGGTTATTTAGTGCATGTAATCCGTGTTACACAAGTCTTTCCCACTACCACACTGTGAGACTGTACCTTGACAGGCTCGCCCAGGTCTTTCTGGGTTGTTGTCAGTAAATCCATCCAGGCAAACACATGTGTAGGAGGCCCAGGTGTTTGTACATGTAGCCCACTGGGAACAGTCATTTTCTCCTGAAGCACATTCATCGAAATCTGCACAAAGCAAAAGATATTTGGCTCAGTAAGTCAggtttatgttgttgttgtagtattGTTCTGTAGGTTCCTGGCTTACACATTCATTCTACCTAATAACCAGACCAGGCGAgaaaatgcattacattttagtttgtcTGACACTTTGATTTTTCAAATACCTACATTGCCTTTTGATACAATATATGTTGTCTTTTAGGCCCTGGTAATGGTCAGAAGATATTATTAAACTGTTATCCCAGGCTGATGAGCACTTCCTATATTTTTACCTACCAGCCCTGGTTTCATGAAACCATGGTTAGAAAGGAGAATATAAAGAGATATACCATTTGTGCTTGTGTTGTTTCCATCCACAGTGTATTTGGTGCTGTTCATCAGGGAGTGCAGCAGAGCTGTGGACACATTACCGATGTCTTGGTTTTGACTGGGGGCGAAGACGATGGTGAAGTTGACCACCACACTCCCCGGGGAAAAGCTTTTGATCTCGATTCTCACCTGGCCGGAATCCACCATGGCCTTCATCTCTGGAGACAGAGACTGGTAGATCTGTTGGCGGAAAAAAGCCGACAACCCCGCGGTCAGAATAGTGACGGATAGGCAGATGGAACAATACAACAAAGATCACATTCCGCCACTGTACAATAAGTCGGTGAACTGACACACCTACCTCCTTTCTGATGCTCTCAGTGAGGTTTTCGTAGGCCTGGCTGCTGGTGTTGTGCAGATCAGAAGTGAACTGGATGTTGGTGAGTCGGGCTGTGGCGTCGAGAGTTTGAGCATCTACAAAGAAAAGACTAACCTGgtagacacatttttttcaattaaatgtcAGCCCTCTTAACTGCCCTGGGCCAAATGGTTAAAAATGTCTTCTCCTATCTTCATCACATATTAGTCATCAAGGGCAATGTTGTCGCTTTGGTTACTGTATCACTGCCTGTTATAGTAATCAGTGGTTGCAATCTTAGTTGTGAGGGCTTACCAGTCTTGGCCGATATACCAAGGGCGACTCCTTGGCGTCCGCAGGAAGACGGCGTGACAGTGACATTGTAGAGCATCCCAGGCTTCATGTCCCTAACCTCCACCATGGTCTGGTTGGTCATGAAATCCTGGACGACCTCTGACCTGTTCCTCAGAACAAACTGGTATGTCTGGTTCGTCTGAAACTGGCTCGACCAGTAGATGCGGAAGGAGGTTCCGGTGACATTAGCCGACCACACGCTGGTGATGCTGGGAGGCGCTGGAAGGTGGTGATAGAGGGGGGTTATCATTCATTCAATGGGCAATTATGCTCATTTCCAAATattctccaaaatgtcaaacaattcctAGAAATGTATCTACATCAGCTAGAGAATTATTGGATTAAAAGATGTTAAACATGGACATACAACTCATTTAACTAAATGTCTCGAGACATAATTTGATCCTGTCTCTAGACATTTAGTTATTTCCTCTCAAAAAGCGACAATTTTCTATTTGGACAAAACAGTAGCTAATTAAGCCttaagaaatgtaaatgtttcgTACAGCATGTGGTTGTCGGCAGAGGCGGCTCTACAGTTGAGCTTGTGCTCAGAGGGTCTTCTTGGGTGCTGTTGAAGGCTGGGGTGTACGCTGTGTTCCTGGGCGTAAGGGAGGTAAGAGGGAGCTCTGTGGTGGTCGTCGCCCCGACGTCAGCtgggaagaaagaaagtgagTTGTTGAAATCAAAGCTTCTGATGCAAAATATGAATGTGTCACAGAAGAATGTTGTTGAGAAACTCAGAAGAGTTTGTTTAGCATGGCTGACATCACAGTGctataaaaggaaataaataaataccgtagactgtatataaaaggTGAACTCATTTaaggtgacgtcacccattatTCTCTcgactacggttttgaagcctggagtttggcattttggccgtcaccatcttgatTTTTTGCAGCCAGAAGTGACACCAGAAGTTGGGGCTAAATACAACTGAACGTTGAACAGGACATTTTTAGACGACCAAAATGGCTACAATTCATTTTGATGAACTAGAAATACACTGCGAAAGGGTTAAAGctacaagaagaaaacaaatttagcgacctgtcaatcacaaggtagccccgccctagaGCATATCTTGCTTTATAGTCTATTTTACACATAATTGGGACcatcattttataaatgaatatgcTGTATTAAAGATAACTTGAAACAAGCGactaagaccataaactcatgtttacaatgtttactgtggcaataaattaagtgagaagtagagtaattttctcatagacttgtttacaaccagaggagtcgcgcCCCGATGGACCTTCtgctttggcttcactcttcagaccCTGCTAAGAAACCAGCCTCCAGGTTAGGTTTGTTGTCTTGACATAATGTCTTCACATTAAATCTAACCCCAACTTCATGGTTCTAGCAGCGTTGAGGAACTACTTTGGCACATGTTGAGGCCTCTACTTCATTTCAAGGCCTTGGTTTGTTCCCCAAGACAAGACTTGCATTGTCTGATAATTCTACCCTACCACAAGAAttctatgtttgtgtttaatgaagcatgtcttgtgtttttttgtacacaGTTGTCAGTGTGGGTGATGAACTTTCCTCCGCTGTGTTTCAAGCCTTGTTTCCTGAATTTCACCTTTAAGCGAGACGGCATTTCCATATGACGTCACCCTAATAAGAGCGTGAAGCGAAAGGCTCACCTAAACATAAGTTACCCACAAAGAAGCTTGTATCATTCCAGCTCACTCTTTCCTTCTCTATCTTTAAACAGAAAGTTCAcctacatttctattttataagATGTTTACCATCATGTTCATGCCCTGGACGTGGTATCAAAGTAATTGTATATAATAAACGGTTAGGTTTTCTGAGGTACAAAAACACGCAAGTCAATTTGGTGGTGTTGAGAATcccacatgcatgcacacactcactcactcacatacCTGTACAATGGGCTCCAGGGTTCCTGGGGTCAAGATTAATAAATCCCTGGTGGCATGAACAATGGTAGGAGCCCACTGTGTTGTTACAGTCTGCATGAGGGGAGCACTGTTGGAGAGCAGGCTGGTCACACTCATCCACATCTGCAACAAGAAATACAGTCATATGAGGAGGTTACAGGTACATGTTTATGCTGTTGAATTACAAGATGGGATGAGACATACAGCTCGACTTGATCCCTGAGTCGTCTTGTATCTTTGATTTTAAGGCTAAGTATTTCAGAGGTGCAAGTACATTATCATGCTGGCATAAAGTGATTAATTAAATTTGTGTTGAgaggaaattaatttaaagaacatttgGAAGGTGACTTGGTGTGTGTTTAATTGTATGACACGCTTGTTACTGTGTCTTGTGCAAATGTAAAAGTATGACTGATTCATGATTaatatctctgtgtgtgtttgcgtgcatgcttgtatgtgtgtctgcGCTCGCTCTGGTGTTATTTTTCCGCTGTTGCAGGAAACATCCCACAGATGACTGTCACTCAAACAGAAGCAGTGGGAGAAGGAAACTGTGGTGCGACTGAGTCATTCTTTCCTGAACGCCGTGTTCTCTGCAATATGAATCATTCTTAAACTGTACAAGAACGTCATTTCTATAAACAacgaaagaaaagaaaaagaaaaaaaagaagccaagaGCAGCTTCAGAGAGATTtttatgctgctgctgcacagacCAACCGTGTCTCCTCACCTTCCACGCTTACAGATGTCACCTCCTGTATGTGTTTGAGGAGATGGTGCAGCTTTGACGTGGCATTGTGCAGTGAAAGAGCAAGGTTGCACTCAATCAGCAGCGAGGTGGCAGTTCTGTAGGGATGCACGGGCTGTGAGCTGAGGTAATAAACGGAAACATCAGACTTCAGAGCTCCAGTCACCTATTAGTGATAGAGATACACAAAAAATGagtgtcatttttcttttcttttttaaaggaaaatcaAAAACAGACATGAGGAAGCTTTGATATATGTTCTATGTTTTGGCAGCTTAGTCATATATCATATAAGCAGCAGAAGTATAATAGCTGTATTATAAGCAGTATTAGTATTAGCAGTTACCATTGCTTGTAGCAATCGTGTGTGATTCAGAAGTCCTCTTTCACTGGAAATCAGTTGCTCGTAATCTGTCTTTACTGTCACGGTTGCATTAAATCGGTATCCTCCATTCTCAGAATAGTTTGCTGAGCCTgaaaaaattaagttaaaagCGTCAGTACAACCAAGATGTTTTTTAACACTTAGCACCTAGGATGTATAGGGGCCGTGTAAAAATGATTGGGCAGGGgacgtttttttaaaaagcaaggTGTTCCCAAGCTTTGTTAAAGTAATCCAATGGACCCTCTCCTTGACTCAACACCACTTAACGAACCAAGACACCTTTCTAAATAGACTTGAGGTTCTGTTAAGTTAGACCATGggactttttaaataaaagcacgTTCCTTGTATAAGCAATGAAAACTTGGAATCATGAGAAATAAAATGCACCCTTGTGTTTATTTGCGCAAGTGATGGTTGTTATTGCTGTGTAGTCAGGACACCGATTTTACAACTCCACTATATTTGCGCTACTGTTAAGACTACATTTAAGCATGAGCTATACAGTTATCCTGTAATTGCAACTTGTAGCCACCGTTGCACAACAAATGTTGTAGTGCTTTCACCATGACAAACAACATTCACCTCTGATGAACTGTCTGTAACTATCTGCAGGGCAGTGACTTTTTCAACGTTTGGGGGAAATCACCTGTTAATAGAGAACACTTAAAAGCATACTTGCTtactttaaacatatattttttaaacaatcagcTCAACTAACTTGCAGGATCAATGCAGAGAAATCGGCCCGATCGGTGGCAGCATTTCTGCCAGCCTGGGCAGTCCATGTCCCACTCGCACTCCTCAGTTCTGGGACACAATCCATCTGCGGTTGGACAGGATCCTGGCTTGGCAGTGAACTCGTCACTCCTGTTTACAGCTTCGTTCAAAAGGAAATAACACATTACAGGCCATATATTAGCAGCAAGATATTTTCTATGCTCCCATCTGGTGTCTTGCACACAGCACCACACTCTGAAAGGTCACGCCGATAACTTGTCTGTCTCCGGCCTGCCAAGCTATGTAATATCATCCCATTTTATAAACACTTGCACAAAGACGCAGAGCAATTTGTGCTCTTCTGTAATCTCAGATGATGGATACATGTGATGTGCAGTACACTCACGCCGGGCGCAGTAACGGCCGACTTGTTCATAGCCGCTGCAGCATCCTGTCACCTGCTCCATCACTGTCTTGTGGTCAGTCTGATGGGTCATCCTGTAAAGTGTGACCGTACATGTCTTCCAGAGGATCCAGCCACCGCAAGGCTTTGTCACGATGTAGGGGACCGGGTGCATCACCAGGAAACTCACATTCCTTGTCACATTGTGAACACATAGATGGTAGCCAGACGCAGACAGGCTATTTCCTAGACCAAAATATATCTTGTCAATTCAACTGTTGGTTGCCATGGTAGcataatgacattttgaattagTAATTTACAATGCTGCTTGATTTTTACTTTCTCTatgacattaaacattatttaaaaaaaacagaaaacaaaggaaagcaGGCAAAGCAATAAGTTCTGTCATCTGCGTGGAGGCCTACCTTCATGCACAGTGTCTTGTCCCTTACAGAGAGCCAGCAGGGCAGTGGCCACCCAGACGGAGAGCATCCAACTCATTTTCCACAGATCAAAATCCCAACCATACATCTAATGACCGCATTGTGCGTGCATGCTCCTCTTTGAGATGATGCTTACTCACTGTTCAGGGCGTACTCAAAGACTAAATCCTCAGTggctctgtctttctcctccccccacccccgctCCCACCACCATCAATTCCTGATGGACCACAAAATCACCACGGACAGCAGGTAGGTATCGCATTTATGAACACGTTGGAGTCACATTTTCCAAGGTTGGTAAAATTACATCAGTTTTTGcaagaataaaacaacattcagaCAATTTGATACCTTGCATTGCCATCACGTGTGGCAGCATGACAAGATATTGAGTCAAGAGAAAAGCCTTTGGGTCGCATGATATACACAAGGGGAGCTCAGGCCTTgcttttatcatttataaaagATAAGTTGTCAGTTTACTCATTCTTTGGTGGTGtcagtaaacatgtttatgatGCCGGGAAGAGAGATGAGGGATGGGAGGAGTAAGAGTCCCTAGTGACTTGGTTTCAACACAGGTAACCATGGCAGTGCTTGCTATGCTGCTGGCACCAACAGCCTTTGTCAGCCATTAATGTCAAGTGAGAAGGAGTGAGAACTTTCCTGCCATGTTCCCACATGTCTTCTTTCTCGTTATATATGAAGGAACAGTGGGATGCTTCAGGCTGCCAAAGATATGCtctaaaaaaagacaacattctGTCACTTTGACTTTATGAATGTGAATATACATTCCACTTTTGATGAAAGAAAATTCTACAGATCTTCTGTATTCTTTTAAATCGTTTCATGCATATTTCTGTTTCATTCTTTCTTCTAAATGTGGTGATTGATGTAATTGCACTCTTCAATTTAATGAGGTGTGGAACTGTGCCTGATTAAACTTCCATTGGTCATTAAGTGATAATGTTACATGCTGACGCAGTGGAGCATGTGGATACAGGGAGGTTGGGGATCCAGGCTGAGTCAACTAAGGTCACTACACACAGCTACATCACAAAATTAAAATCACAAGCTCAATGGAACATGGTTTTAGTCCGTATCGCACGTGTTTCACCAATCAGTGCCACACCTGATTGGGTCATGGCACTGTGGCTTTCCGGGAACAGGCCTGTAGGCCAAATAAATATAGCAACAAGTCCCCACTGGATGCCAGTAATGACACAAACCTACTGCTACTCTGTAGTGACTTCCATTCAATCACAAAACTAATTGGTTTCATTGGGGTTAGGGGGAAAGCATATTACATCTATCTTTCACAGTTTAAACTTACAAAAGACAGTCTCTTCTGTTGGtggatacatatatatatatatatatatatatatatatatatatatatatatatatatatatatatgagtaattaattttaaaaataaattaaaaaaataataatatcatatatatatatatttttattaatgtataattacaattttattaaatgtatgtattttttgctAAAATCTCAAAACGTGGGCTCTGGTTATTTGGAATATATACACTCATGTGTTAAACAGTaagcttaaaaataaatagattaactACCACCAGTCTCCACTCTTGGCCAGTTTACTGTAAAGCATGTGATTTAACATCAAGTTAAATAGAGAACTTACTATAATTAattgaaatacttaaaaaataatgacagaGCAGttctattctttattttgttgtatagtatgtgtatttattgtctgtgtgtagttgtatagtatgtgtatttattgtctgtgtagttgtatagtatgtgtatttattgtctgtattagTGGATTtctctgtgtagttgtatagtatggcTTCGTAGTCGATGTGTCTGGGCAAGACacttgtatagtatgtgtatttattgtctgtgtagttgtatagtatgtgtatttattgtctgtggtggttgtatagtatgtgtatttagttGTGAATGTGTAATGTTGTATATATGtgatttattgtctgtgtagttgtatagtatgtgtatttattgtctgtgtagttgtatagtatgtgtatttattgtctgtgtagttgtatagtatgtgtatttattgtctgtgtagttgtatagtatgtgtatttattgtctgtgtagttgtatagtatgtgtatttattgtctgtgtagttgtatagtatgtgtatttattgtctgtgtagttgtatagtatgtgtatttattgtctgtgtagttgtatagtatgtgtatttattgtctgtgtagttgtatagtatgtgtatttattgtctgtgtagttgtatagtatgtgtatttattgtctgtgtctgtgtagttgagctgctgcaacacttgaatttcccccatggggatcaataaaggaatataatattgCACTGTCAATAACAACAAGGTGATAAATCTTTGGCCAAAATAAAAAACGTGGCAAGAAGCAGAACAACTGACAGAGCTAACACGAAAAATAACACCTGTCCCTTTAAATCAGCTTCCGCGTCACGCCTTCCGCTGGCCCCGCCCCCCCGGGTCCCTTTCCCGGCCTATCAGAGCGCAGTACACGTGACGAGCGTTCTTTGCGATGACCTCATCCCTGGAGTGGGATGACGTCAAATTCAAGATGGATGGAATCACGACCAGCGCGCAGAAATCTACACAACACTGAGTAAAGTCGCGGCTGTGCGGAGGAGAAAGGGCCACATTGACGACGGGGCAGGGTAAGtgcagacagaggaggacatAGCGGACATAGTGCTGTTAAAGGagaagctgtttttgtttttttcttcttccttttcctccctgaCGTAACTCGAAAGGGGGTTCGTTGCTGTAAAAGCTGACATATTCTGCATATTCTGCAGCCCACAACTGACGTTACGTCTTGAATACCTACGTTGAAGcgttttgttttgaataaacTAACAAAGCATCGGGGGTACGGTAAGTTCACttcaccccccctcctctctcacagCTCCTCGGCTGTGTTTTCATTCCGGGGTTTGCCGCGGTGGAGTCCATTGAAACGCGTTCAGATCaactcctccctccatcctcatGAAACCGTTAAAGCGAAACGGTTCTTACGACATTTAACTCgtgactgaactgaactgaaagtggCGTCTCAGTTGGAGAAGTTCTGTCATGAGACATTGAGCCACGTCTCATGTTCTGATCTAAAGCTCCCAAGAATCTGAGACAGTCGGTGTTGTTCTCTTAATGTGGACTACACGTTCTGATGGAGAGGCAACTTAAATGGTCACTAGCTTCtggtgaatgaatgaaaagcTTCTGCCCAGTGCCCATGAGCCTATTTTAGAAAGCGTCAACATCAGTGACATGACTTCCGGTcaccattttcaaaataaaacccccgaagaaacaaacaaatatggatattacattacattacattacattacattacagtcatttagcagacg from Anoplopoma fimbria isolate UVic2021 breed Golden Eagle Sablefish chromosome 24, Afim_UVic_2022, whole genome shotgun sequence includes the following:
- the umodl1 gene encoding uromodulin-like 1, with product MSWMLSVWVATALLALCKGQDTVHEGNSLSASGYHLCVHNVTRNVSFLVMHPVPYIVTKPCGGWILWKTCTVTLYRMTHQTDHKTVMEQVTGCCSGYEQVGRYCARPVNRSDEFTAKPGSCPTADGLCPRTEECEWDMDCPGWQKCCHRSGRFLCIDPASSANYSENGGYRFNATVTVKTDYEQLISSERGLLNHTRLLQAMVTGALKSDVSVYYLSSQPVHPYRTATSLLIECNLALSLHNATSKLHHLLKHIQEVTSVSVEDVDECDQPALQQCSPHADCNNTVGSYHCSCHQGFINLDPRNPGAHCTADVGATTTTELPLTSLTPRNTAYTPAFNSTQEDPLSTSSTVEPPLPTTTCSPPSITSVWSANVTGTSFRIYWSSQFQTNQTYQFVLRNRSEVVQDFMTNQTMVEVRDMKPGMLYNVTVTPSSCGRQGVALGISAKTDAQTLDATARLTNIQFTSDLHNTSSQAYENLTESIRKEIYQSLSPEMKAMVDSGQVRIEIKSFSPGSVVVNFTIVFAPSQNQDIGNVSTALLHSLMNSTKYTVDGNNTSTNDFDECASGENDCSQWATCTNTWASYTCVCLDGFTDNNPERPGRACQEITTTTTAPTTNITANAFTPTAPTTSMTAPTTNITAPEINPTALITNITTNASTPTAPTTNFIASTTNITTNASTPTAPTTNFTAPTTNITTNASTPTAPATNFTAPTTNITTNAFTPTAPATNFTAPTTNITTNASTPTAPATNFTAPTTNITTNASTPTAPATNFTAPTTNITTNASTPTAPTTNFTAPTTNITTNAFTPTAPATNMTAPTTNNSAPEITPTAPTTNMIAATTNNTSPEITPTAPTTNNTAPTTNNTATVITPTTPTTNITAPANTTTTPITSTAQTTTTITTATATAMISMTSNPTTPVASITPTITAPTTTTAPNDTMLGAISVQCRVGAITVTIAKDFLLRNKIREHTLYLGLPECAINGGNASHAQLTVAWNECGTSLVHNETYYTASVTLFNNMDMSDSGEEEVPRIRLEAPIMCTYMKSILISADFGSMGYDMIKDFITGSGTFQVTVQLMNGTIPLPSNHSLSSGDAVVVEVSLSINTSLEQIKVIINKCWATPTQNPEDASSLTFLENSCSLNPYTTVLMNGNSTTSRVSVQIFSIVNLDVIYLHCLVQICVEIGSDTCVPDCLQRTARSSKTIGTTVASSGALLRSSDESLDDDYSTVYIVGLSCLGVGVTLILIIGFVCIFYFQRNRIGHYNFSVKPKQENFTYLVFNT